One Cellulomonas sp. Y8 DNA segment encodes these proteins:
- a CDS encoding rhamnulokinase family protein, producing the protein MPPSRSLVAVDLGASGGRVLAGRLEAGRLVTHEAGRFPNRPVRAGGRLHWDVLALWAGVQDGLRAAARSSGTVASVGIDTWAVDYGLLDADGDLLGNPVHYRDARTAGAADAFARLLDPAAHHAATGSQVQPFNTVYQLLAAGGSAPLRAADRLLLVPDLLGRWLSGADVTEVTNASTTGMLDPATRRWSPAVLDALAASPAGDVRRLLAPLVEPGTVLGPVLLDVAADLGLRGSVHVAVGSHDTASAVAAVPLGDAPAAWISSGTWSLVGVELDAPVLSEASRAANFSNELGVAGTVRYLRNVAGLWLLQESLRAWADAGSPQDLGVLLAAAADVPALRTVLDVDDPAFAPPGDMPGRIAAAARSTGQPVPGSPPEVVRCVLDSLALAYRRAVRQAGALSGRPVEVVHVVGGGARNALLCRLTADATGLPVVAGPVEATAVGNLLTQALALGELSGGLPAARAVVRASSELVTHRPREPEGAWARAEERLRP; encoded by the coding sequence ATGCCGCCCTCCCGGTCCCTGGTCGCCGTCGACCTCGGGGCGTCCGGCGGCCGCGTGCTCGCCGGACGGCTCGAGGCGGGGCGGCTCGTCACCCACGAGGCCGGGCGGTTCCCGAACCGGCCGGTGCGCGCCGGCGGCCGGCTGCACTGGGACGTCCTGGCCCTGTGGGCGGGCGTCCAGGACGGCCTGCGCGCCGCCGCGCGCTCGTCCGGCACCGTCGCGTCCGTCGGCATCGACACCTGGGCCGTCGACTACGGGCTGCTCGACGCCGACGGCGACCTGCTCGGCAACCCCGTGCACTACCGCGACGCCCGCACCGCCGGGGCGGCCGACGCGTTCGCCCGGCTGCTCGACCCCGCCGCGCACCACGCCGCCACCGGCAGCCAGGTGCAGCCGTTCAACACGGTGTACCAGCTGCTCGCGGCCGGCGGCTCCGCGCCCCTGCGCGCCGCCGACCGGCTGCTGCTCGTGCCCGACCTGCTCGGCCGGTGGCTGTCCGGCGCCGACGTCACCGAGGTCACCAACGCCTCCACGACCGGCATGCTCGACCCGGCCACCCGCCGGTGGAGCCCGGCGGTGCTCGACGCGCTCGCCGCCTCCCCCGCCGGCGACGTGCGGCGGCTGCTCGCCCCGCTGGTCGAGCCCGGCACCGTGCTCGGGCCCGTCCTGCTCGACGTCGCCGCGGACCTCGGCCTGCGCGGCTCCGTGCACGTGGCGGTCGGCTCGCACGACACCGCCTCCGCCGTGGCCGCGGTGCCCCTGGGCGACGCCCCCGCCGCCTGGATCTCCTCGGGCACGTGGTCGCTGGTCGGCGTCGAGCTCGACGCCCCGGTGCTGTCGGAGGCGAGCCGCGCCGCGAACTTCAGCAACGAGCTCGGCGTCGCCGGGACCGTCCGGTACCTGCGGAACGTCGCCGGGCTGTGGCTGCTCCAGGAGTCGCTCCGCGCGTGGGCGGACGCCGGTTCGCCCCAGGACCTCGGCGTCCTGCTCGCCGCGGCCGCCGACGTGCCCGCCCTGCGCACGGTGCTCGACGTCGACGACCCGGCCTTCGCCCCGCCGGGCGACATGCCCGGGCGGATCGCCGCCGCCGCCCGGAGCACCGGGCAGCCGGTGCCGGGGAGCCCGCCCGAGGTCGTGCGCTGCGTCCTCGACTCGCTCGCGCTGGCGTACCGGCGGGCGGTCCGGCAGGCCGGCGCGCTGTCCGGCCGCCCGGTCGAGGTCGTGCACGTGGTCGGCGGCGGCGCCCGGAACGCGCTGCTGTGCCGGCTCACCGCCGACGCCACCGGCCTGCCCGTCGTCGCCGGGCCGGTCGAGGCCACCGCGGTCGGCAACCTGCTCACCCAGGCGCTCGCGCTCGGCGAGCTGTCCGGGGGGCTGCCGGCGGCGCGCGCGGTCGTGCGCGCGTCGTCGGAGCTCGTGACGCACCGACCCCGGGAGCCCGAGGGGGCGTGGGCGCGGGCGGAGGAGCGGCTGCGGCCGTGA
- the rhaI gene encoding L-rhamnose isomerase: MSFTPALAAALDRQAIELPSWAFGNAGTRFKVFTTPGTPRTIEEKLADAAQVHRLTGLAPSVALHIPWDLVDDFGKLAAYADDLGLRLGTVNSNTFQDDDYRLGSLTHADPRVRQKAVDHHFRCLDVMHATGSRDLKIWLPDGTNYPGQGDIRDRQDRLADSLAQIYARLSGDQRLVLEYKIFEPFFYTMDVPDWGTAYAHATALGDRAVVCLDTGHHAPSTNVEFIVAQLLRLGRLGSFDFNSRFYADDDLIVGAADPFQLFRILAEVVRGGGLDAGSDVQFMLDQCHNIEDKIPGQIRSVLNVQEMTARALLIDRDALAAAQEAGDVLGANAVYMDAFWTDVRPALADRRESRGLPRDPLAAYAASGYAEQIAADRVGGQQAGWGA, from the coding sequence ATGTCGTTCACCCCCGCGCTCGCCGCCGCGCTCGACCGGCAGGCGATCGAGCTGCCCTCGTGGGCGTTCGGCAACGCCGGCACCCGGTTCAAGGTGTTCACCACCCCCGGCACGCCGCGCACGATCGAGGAGAAGCTCGCCGACGCGGCGCAGGTGCACCGGCTCACCGGACTCGCGCCCTCGGTGGCGCTGCACATCCCGTGGGACCTGGTCGACGACTTCGGCAAGCTCGCCGCGTACGCCGACGACCTCGGCCTGCGGCTCGGGACGGTCAACTCGAACACGTTCCAGGACGACGACTACCGGCTCGGCTCGCTCACCCACGCCGACCCGCGGGTCCGGCAGAAGGCGGTCGACCACCACTTCCGGTGCCTCGACGTCATGCACGCCACCGGGTCGCGGGACCTGAAGATCTGGCTGCCGGACGGCACGAACTACCCCGGCCAGGGCGACATCCGCGACCGGCAGGACCGGCTCGCCGACTCCCTGGCGCAGATCTACGCGCGGCTGTCCGGCGACCAGCGCCTCGTGCTGGAGTACAAGATCTTCGAGCCGTTCTTCTACACGATGGACGTGCCGGACTGGGGCACCGCGTACGCGCACGCGACCGCGCTCGGCGACCGGGCCGTCGTCTGCCTCGACACCGGCCACCACGCGCCGTCGACCAACGTCGAGTTCATCGTCGCCCAGCTGCTGCGGCTGGGCCGGCTCGGGTCGTTCGACTTCAACTCCCGGTTCTACGCCGACGACGACCTCATCGTCGGGGCCGCCGACCCGTTCCAGCTGTTCCGGATCCTCGCCGAGGTCGTGCGCGGCGGCGGGCTGGACGCGGGGTCGGACGTGCAGTTCATGCTCGACCAGTGCCACAACATCGAGGACAAGATCCCCGGGCAGATCCGCTCGGTGCTCAACGTCCAGGAGATGACCGCCCGCGCCCTGCTGATCGACCGCGACGCCCTGGCCGCGGCGCAGGAGGCCGGCGACGTCCTCGGCGCCAACGCCGTCTACATGGACGCGTTCTGGACCGACGTGCGCCCGGCGCTGGCCGACCGGCGGGAGTCCCGCGGGCTGCCGCGCGACCCGCTCGCCGCCTACGCCGCCTCCGGCTACGCCGAGCAGATCGCCGCGGACCGCGTCGGCGGGCAGCAGGCCGGCTGGGGCGCCTGA
- a CDS encoding LacI family DNA-binding transcriptional regulator: MSTSATRRSSIGDVARLAGVSVGTVSNVLNRPDRVAAATRERVLDAIRRLAFVPNASARQLRAGTITTVGAIVLDIRNPFFTEVARGIEDRLAEADHTLMLASSDDDPEREARYLRLFEEHGVSGLLVVPTGDDLGPLLALASRGVHTVLLDRPSPTDALSSVAVDDVAGGTLAGEHLLDLGHRSVVMLNGPHAIRPCRDRLTGLRRAVERRGLDPDAVVREVPLPSLDAGGAAAVFAALLEGDQPPTAVFCVNDLVAIGVQREIRRRRPDLIGSIAIVGYDDIEVAAELATPLTSVRQPAHDLGFRAAEILLARSGDGVPATQHQVFQPELVVRSSSVPA; encoded by the coding sequence GTGTCGACCTCGGCCACCCGGCGCAGCTCGATCGGTGACGTCGCGCGGCTGGCGGGCGTGTCCGTGGGCACCGTGTCGAACGTGCTGAACCGCCCGGACCGGGTGGCGGCCGCGACCCGCGAGCGGGTGCTCGACGCGATCCGGCGCCTGGCCTTCGTCCCCAACGCCTCGGCCCGCCAGCTGCGCGCCGGCACGATCACCACCGTCGGCGCGATCGTGCTGGACATCCGCAACCCGTTCTTCACCGAGGTCGCGCGCGGCATCGAGGACCGGCTGGCGGAGGCCGACCACACGCTCATGCTGGCGAGCTCCGACGACGACCCCGAGCGCGAGGCGCGCTACCTCCGGCTGTTCGAGGAGCACGGCGTCTCGGGGCTGCTCGTGGTGCCGACCGGCGACGACCTCGGTCCGCTGCTGGCCCTCGCGTCCCGCGGCGTGCACACCGTCCTGCTCGACCGTCCGTCGCCGACGGACGCCCTGTCCTCGGTCGCGGTGGACGACGTCGCGGGCGGCACGCTCGCGGGCGAGCACCTGCTCGACCTCGGCCACCGCTCGGTCGTCATGCTCAACGGCCCGCACGCGATCCGCCCGTGCCGGGACCGGCTCACCGGCCTGCGCCGGGCCGTCGAGCGCCGCGGCCTGGACCCGGACGCCGTCGTCCGCGAGGTGCCGCTGCCGTCCCTGGACGCCGGGGGAGCGGCCGCCGTGTTCGCGGCCCTGCTCGAGGGCGACCAGCCGCCCACCGCGGTGTTCTGCGTGAACGACCTGGTCGCGATCGGCGTGCAGCGGGAGATCCGCCGGCGCCGGCCCGACCTGATCGGCTCGATCGCGATCGTCGGGTACGACGACATCGAGGTGGCGGCCGAGCTCGCCACGCCGCTCACCTCGGTGCGCCAGCCCGCGCACGACCTCGGGTTCCGCGCCGCCGAGATCCTGCTCGCCCGGTCCGGCGACGGCGTCCCCGCCACCCAGCACCAGGTGTTCCAGCCGGAGCTGGTGGTGCGGTCCTCCAGCGTCCCCGCCTGA
- a CDS encoding carbohydrate ABC transporter permease produces the protein MRRRGVALGSVAVVATAVVFVVPFVFVLLTASKTQQDALDLDFSLPTRWALLENVRTVLATNDGQLVRAFWNSTVLTVAAVAIMTVLAAMVGYVVQRRRSRWNPVVDALVLAGLIIPPAVVPTIWVLQGIGLFKTMAGLIAVHVAFGLSFCILLFRAFVATIPRELDEAALIDGAGPSRLFFSVIFPLLRAVVVTVVVVQAVTVFNDFTYALYFLPGADNATVQLTLYNYQSQGLNQWNLLFADVLLITIPPLIMYAFFNRQIVAGMTSGAVKG, from the coding sequence GTGAGGCGCCGCGGGGTCGCCCTCGGGTCCGTCGCCGTCGTCGCGACCGCCGTCGTGTTCGTGGTGCCGTTCGTGTTCGTCCTGCTCACCGCGTCGAAGACCCAGCAGGACGCGCTCGACCTCGACTTCTCGCTGCCGACCCGGTGGGCGCTGCTGGAGAACGTCCGCACGGTGCTGGCGACCAACGACGGCCAGCTCGTCCGGGCGTTCTGGAACTCGACCGTCCTGACCGTGGCGGCGGTCGCGATCATGACCGTGCTCGCCGCGATGGTCGGCTACGTCGTCCAGCGCCGCCGCAGCCGGTGGAACCCGGTCGTCGACGCCCTCGTCCTGGCCGGTCTCATCATCCCGCCGGCCGTCGTGCCGACCATCTGGGTGCTCCAGGGCATCGGCCTGTTCAAGACGATGGCCGGCCTGATCGCGGTGCACGTGGCGTTCGGGCTGTCGTTCTGCATCCTGCTGTTCCGCGCCTTCGTCGCGACGATCCCGCGGGAGCTCGACGAGGCGGCGCTGATCGACGGCGCCGGGCCGAGCCGGCTGTTCTTCTCGGTGATCTTCCCGCTCCTCCGCGCCGTCGTCGTGACCGTCGTCGTGGTCCAGGCGGTGACGGTGTTCAACGACTTCACCTACGCGCTGTACTTCCTGCCCGGGGCCGACAACGCCACGGTGCAGCTCACGCTGTACAACTACCAGTCGCAAGGGCTGAACCAGTGGAACCTGCTGTTCGCGGACGTCCTGCTCATCACGATCCCGCCGCTGATCATGTACGCGTTCTTCAACCGGCAGATCGTCGCGGGCATGACCTCGGGCGCGGTCAAGGGCTGA
- a CDS encoding carbohydrate ABC transporter permease, whose translation MTLVHSALERTTERPARRQTRRAGARSPYPTWFFLPAGVFYLVLFVVPTGASFWFALTRWDLYSAEFIGLDNFQQFFREPALVKGFVNTFVYAFLTSGAKVVLGLALAVLLTSQIIARGWLRSVVFFPVLVSTIGVGVMFKVLLDPFDGAVNTVLSWVGVTGPGWLTDPSLALFSVAMVDVWKGVGLATLIYIAGLVAIPQEYYEAARVDGASAWQNFRSITLPLVRPATVTVVLLSLIGGLRSFDLIWTMTRGGPGFSSDVIGSVIYKQYQAGFYGLSTAGNVVLFVVIAVIIFPLSRWLNRKEVPL comes from the coding sequence ATGACCCTCGTGCACTCCGCCCTCGAGCGGACGACCGAGCGCCCGGCCCGGCGGCAGACCCGCCGGGCCGGCGCCCGGAGCCCGTACCCGACGTGGTTCTTCCTGCCGGCCGGCGTGTTCTACCTCGTGCTGTTCGTCGTCCCGACGGGCGCGTCGTTCTGGTTCGCGCTCACGCGGTGGGACCTGTACTCCGCCGAGTTCATCGGCCTGGACAACTTCCAGCAGTTCTTCCGGGAGCCGGCGCTGGTCAAGGGCTTCGTGAACACGTTCGTCTACGCGTTCCTCACCTCCGGCGCCAAGGTGGTGCTCGGCCTCGCGCTGGCCGTCCTGCTGACCTCGCAGATCATCGCCCGCGGCTGGCTGCGGTCCGTGGTGTTCTTCCCCGTGCTGGTCAGCACCATCGGCGTCGGCGTGATGTTCAAGGTGCTGCTCGACCCGTTCGACGGCGCGGTCAACACCGTCCTGTCCTGGGTCGGCGTCACCGGCCCCGGCTGGCTGACCGACCCGAGCCTGGCGCTGTTCTCCGTCGCGATGGTCGACGTCTGGAAGGGCGTGGGGCTCGCGACCCTGATCTACATCGCCGGCCTGGTGGCGATCCCGCAGGAGTACTACGAGGCGGCCCGGGTGGACGGCGCGAGCGCGTGGCAGAACTTCCGGAGCATCACGCTCCCCCTCGTGCGGCCCGCCACGGTCACGGTCGTGCTGCTGTCGCTGATCGGCGGCCTGCGGTCCTTCGACCTCATCTGGACGATGACGCGCGGCGGGCCGGGGTTCAGCAGCGACGTCATCGGCTCGGTGATCTACAAGCAGTACCAGGCCGGGTTCTACGGGCTGTCGACCGCGGGGAACGTGGTCCTGTTCGTCGTGATCGCGGTGATCATCTTCCCGCTGTCCCGGTGGCTGAACCGCAAGGAGGTGCCGCTGTGA
- a CDS encoding ABC transporter substrate-binding protein translates to MNRTRSLTAGAAVVAAALALTACGGSGDGGGEGGDATSLSVYIDSSPASVALWDGLKAAYAEENPDVNIEVETHPAGSEGDNLIKTRLATGEMNDLFWYNSGSLFQALNPDQNLVPLGDEDWVDTIDDNFKTVVSTDTDLYGAPVGASFAGAVIYNKTIYADLGLEVPTTWDEYMANNQAIKDAGLVAVAQTYGDTWTSQVPVLGDFYNVEAADPGWAEAYTEGEKKYADQPALAGFEHLQEVFDGGFLNEDFASAVYDDAVKMLAEGEAAHYPMLTGNVASSIGENYPDAADTLGVFPLPSSESDDNGLTVWMPNGMYIPKSTEGAQLDAAKAFVAWLVTPDSCAVQAETTDVGGPFVVDGCDLPDDVPALVSDMQPYFDSGDTGLALEFLSPIKGPALEQITVEVGSGIRSAEDGAALYDEDVVKQAQQLGLDW, encoded by the coding sequence GTGAACAGGACCCGATCCCTGACGGCCGGCGCGGCGGTCGTCGCCGCCGCGCTCGCGCTGACCGCGTGCGGTGGATCCGGTGACGGGGGCGGCGAGGGCGGCGACGCCACGTCCCTCTCCGTCTACATCGACAGCTCCCCCGCGTCCGTCGCCCTCTGGGACGGCCTCAAGGCCGCGTACGCGGAGGAGAACCCGGACGTCAACATCGAGGTCGAGACCCACCCCGCCGGCTCGGAGGGCGACAACCTCATCAAGACCCGCCTCGCGACCGGCGAGATGAACGACCTGTTCTGGTACAACTCCGGCTCGCTGTTCCAGGCGCTCAACCCCGACCAGAACCTGGTGCCGCTGGGCGACGAGGACTGGGTCGACACGATCGACGACAACTTCAAGACCGTCGTCTCGACGGACACCGACCTGTACGGCGCGCCGGTCGGCGCCTCGTTCGCGGGGGCGGTCATCTACAACAAGACGATCTACGCGGACCTGGGCCTGGAGGTCCCCACCACCTGGGACGAGTACATGGCCAACAACCAGGCGATCAAGGACGCCGGGCTGGTCGCGGTGGCGCAGACCTACGGCGACACCTGGACCTCGCAGGTGCCGGTGCTCGGCGACTTCTACAACGTCGAGGCGGCCGACCCGGGCTGGGCCGAGGCGTACACCGAGGGCGAGAAGAAGTACGCGGACCAGCCGGCGCTCGCCGGGTTCGAGCACCTGCAGGAGGTGTTCGACGGCGGCTTCCTGAACGAGGACTTCGCCTCGGCCGTCTACGACGACGCCGTGAAGATGCTCGCGGAGGGCGAGGCGGCGCACTACCCGATGCTCACCGGGAACGTGGCGTCGTCGATCGGCGAGAACTACCCGGACGCCGCGGACACCCTCGGCGTGTTCCCGCTGCCCAGCTCCGAGAGCGACGACAACGGCCTGACGGTGTGGATGCCCAACGGCATGTACATCCCGAAGTCGACCGAGGGCGCCCAGCTCGACGCGGCGAAGGCGTTCGTCGCCTGGCTCGTCACCCCGGACTCGTGCGCCGTGCAGGCGGAGACCACCGACGTCGGCGGCCCGTTCGTGGTCGACGGCTGCGACCTGCCCGACGACGTGCCGGCCCTGGTGTCCGACATGCAGCCCTACTTCGACTCCGGGGACACCGGCCTCGCGCTGGAGTTCCTGTCGCCGATCAAGGGCCCGGCCCTCGAGCAGATCACCGTCGAGGTCGGCTCCGGGATCCGGAGCGCCGAGGACGGCGCCGCCCTCTACGACGAGGACGTCGTCAAGCAGGCCCAGCAGCTCGGCCTGGACTGGTAG
- a CDS encoding alpha-L-rhamnosidase yields the protein MTTWQARFIAPDAALDAAPLLRRVLTLDQDPGEVASAELVLSALGVVEARIDGQPVSGDLLTPGWSAYEERLRYARHDVTALLTRRTTTLGLALGDGWWRGRLGWGEGARPYGEEIAGFAELRVTYRDGAVQVVATDGAWSAAAGAVTANSLYDGQDVDARRLDPGWAGPFDGDAPADPRWGGVHEVAFDTGRLAPYLAPPVRRLAERAPERVWCSPSGKVLVDFGQNLVGWVRVRVRGAAGDVVTLRHAEVLEHDELGVRPLRAARATDRFTLSGGDDVFEPTFTTHGFRYAEVDGWPGGPDAIGDGALTAVVVGSDLTRTGWFETSDPLLNRLHENVVWGMRGNFVDVPTDCPQRDERLGWTGDIAAFAPTACFLADASGFLADWLVDLWAEQRADGYVPYVVPDLLRRMAESPAEFEPADATAVWADAGVWVPWALWQAYGDRAVLERQYDSVLDHVRHVDGLLSPSGLWDTGFQFADWLDPDAPPDRPDAAKADKGVVATACAYRTADLAARIATVLGRDADAAELAAHAARVRAAFRAAYVDAGARRVRSDAATVYALAIEFGLLDAEERAWAGDRLAELVAAAGHRISTGFAGTPFVTDALTSTGHAGTAYRLLMQREVPSWLYAVTMGATTVWERWDSMLPDGTINPGEMTSFNHYALGAVADWLHRVVGGLAPLEPGYARVLVAPVPGGGLEWARTTLDTRHGRVAVGWRHEDGELAVDVEVPDGVEAVVRLPGAEDRVLGAGTHRVTAAVAGPEPVPVG from the coding sequence ATGACCACCTGGCAGGCACGTTTCATCGCGCCCGACGCCGCGCTCGACGCCGCCCCGCTCCTCCGGCGCGTGCTCACGCTCGACCAGGACCCCGGCGAGGTGGCCTCCGCGGAGCTCGTGCTGAGCGCGCTCGGCGTGGTCGAGGCGCGGATCGACGGGCAGCCCGTGTCGGGCGACCTGCTCACCCCGGGCTGGTCCGCGTACGAGGAGCGGCTGCGCTACGCGCGGCACGACGTGACGGCCCTGCTGACGCGCCGCACGACCACGCTCGGGCTCGCGCTCGGCGACGGCTGGTGGCGCGGTCGGCTCGGCTGGGGCGAGGGCGCGCGCCCGTACGGCGAGGAGATCGCCGGGTTCGCCGAGCTGCGGGTCACCTACCGCGACGGTGCGGTCCAGGTCGTCGCGACCGACGGTGCGTGGTCCGCGGCGGCCGGTGCCGTGACCGCGAACTCGCTGTACGACGGGCAGGACGTCGACGCGCGGCGGCTCGACCCGGGCTGGGCGGGGCCGTTCGACGGCGACGCGCCCGCGGACCCCCGGTGGGGCGGCGTGCACGAGGTGGCGTTCGACACCGGCCGGCTCGCGCCGTACCTCGCCCCGCCGGTGCGCCGGCTCGCGGAGCGCGCGCCCGAGCGGGTCTGGTGCAGCCCGTCCGGGAAGGTGCTGGTCGACTTCGGGCAGAACCTGGTCGGCTGGGTGCGGGTCCGGGTCCGCGGGGCGGCGGGCGACGTGGTCACCCTCCGGCACGCCGAGGTCCTGGAGCACGACGAGCTCGGCGTCCGGCCGCTGCGGGCGGCGCGGGCGACCGACCGGTTCACGCTGTCCGGCGGCGACGACGTGTTCGAGCCGACGTTCACGACCCACGGCTTCCGGTACGCGGAGGTCGACGGCTGGCCCGGCGGGCCGGACGCGATCGGCGACGGCGCGCTGACGGCGGTCGTGGTCGGCTCCGACCTGACCCGCACCGGCTGGTTCGAGACGTCCGACCCGCTGCTGAACCGGCTGCACGAGAACGTCGTCTGGGGCATGCGCGGCAACTTCGTCGACGTCCCCACCGACTGCCCGCAGCGCGACGAGCGCCTCGGCTGGACCGGCGACATCGCCGCGTTCGCGCCGACCGCGTGCTTCCTCGCCGACGCGTCCGGGTTCCTCGCCGACTGGCTCGTCGACCTGTGGGCCGAGCAGCGCGCCGACGGGTACGTGCCGTACGTCGTCCCCGACCTGCTGCGCCGGATGGCGGAGAGCCCCGCCGAGTTCGAGCCCGCCGACGCCACCGCCGTGTGGGCCGACGCCGGGGTGTGGGTGCCGTGGGCGCTGTGGCAGGCGTACGGCGACCGCGCGGTCCTCGAGCGGCAGTACGACTCGGTGCTCGACCACGTCCGGCACGTCGACGGGCTGCTGTCGCCGAGCGGGCTGTGGGACACCGGCTTCCAGTTCGCCGACTGGCTCGACCCGGACGCCCCGCCGGACCGCCCGGACGCCGCGAAGGCCGACAAGGGCGTCGTCGCCACGGCGTGCGCGTACCGGACCGCGGACCTCGCGGCGCGGATCGCGACCGTCCTCGGGCGGGACGCGGACGCGGCGGAGCTCGCGGCGCACGCGGCGCGGGTGCGCGCGGCGTTCCGGGCGGCGTACGTGGACGCCGGCGCACGCCGGGTCCGGTCCGACGCGGCGACGGTCTACGCCCTGGCGATCGAGTTCGGCCTGCTCGACGCCGAGGAGCGGGCCTGGGCGGGCGACCGGCTGGCCGAGCTCGTCGCGGCGGCCGGGCACCGGATCTCGACGGGCTTCGCGGGCACCCCGTTCGTCACCGACGCCCTCACCTCGACCGGCCACGCCGGCACCGCGTACCGGCTGCTGATGCAGCGCGAAGTCCCGTCCTGGCTCTACGCCGTCACCATGGGCGCGACGACCGTCTGGGAGCGCTGGGACTCGATGCTGCCCGACGGCACGATCAACCCCGGCGAGATGACCTCGTTCAACCACTACGCGCTCGGCGCCGTCGCCGACTGGCTGCACCGCGTCGTGGGCGGCCTCGCCCCGCTGGAGCCCGGCTACGCGCGGGTGCTGGTGGCGCCGGTGCCCGGGGGCGGGCTGGAGTGGGCACGCACGACGCTCGACACCCGGCACGGGCGGGTCGCGGTCGGCTGGCGGCACGAGGACGGCGAGCTCGCGGTCGACGTCGAGGTCCCCGACGGCGTCGAGGCGGTCGTCCGGCTCCCGGGGGCCGAGGACCGGGTCCTGGGCGCGGGGACGCACCGCGTGACGGCGGCCGTCGCGGGCCCGGAGCCGGTCCCGGTGGGGTGA
- a CDS encoding MalY/PatB family protein, with protein MTQAHPLDVLRRRGSEKWAAHPDDVLPLFVAEMDYPLAPAITAALREALERGDTGYVHASGGGAKEAFTGYAVDAWGWSPDPALMRTATDVSVVIVEALRRLVEPGQGVVITPPVYPPFFELVPEAGATVVEVPLLDDGTTHRLDLDGIDTALASGAARGVLLCHPHNPLGLVHDRADLAALAEVVERHGGFVLSDEIHAPLTHAGRTFTPYLSVSDAARAHGIAAESGSKAFNLAGLKCALAVAAGGPMADLVLGLPEEVTGRTGHFGAIATREGFAHGRDWLAGTVAAIEHNADLLERLLAEQLPQVRYRRPGASYLAWLDLTALGWGDDPAARVLADARVALTSGPDFGRQGAGFARLNLGCSPEVLTEAVDRIARAAAAG; from the coding sequence ATGACCCAGGCCCACCCGCTCGACGTCCTGCGCCGCCGCGGCAGCGAGAAGTGGGCGGCCCACCCGGACGACGTGCTCCCGCTGTTCGTGGCGGAGATGGACTACCCGCTCGCGCCCGCGATCACGGCGGCGCTCCGCGAGGCGCTGGAGCGCGGCGACACCGGGTACGTGCACGCCTCGGGCGGCGGCGCCAAGGAGGCGTTCACGGGGTACGCCGTCGACGCGTGGGGCTGGTCTCCGGACCCCGCGCTGATGCGCACGGCCACCGACGTCAGCGTCGTCATCGTGGAGGCCCTGCGGCGGCTGGTCGAGCCGGGCCAGGGCGTGGTCATCACCCCGCCGGTGTACCCGCCGTTCTTCGAGCTGGTCCCGGAGGCCGGCGCGACGGTCGTCGAGGTGCCCCTGCTCGACGACGGGACCACCCACCGGCTCGACCTCGACGGCATCGACACGGCCCTGGCGTCCGGCGCGGCCCGCGGCGTGCTGCTCTGCCACCCGCACAACCCCCTGGGCCTGGTGCACGACCGCGCCGACCTGGCGGCGCTCGCCGAGGTCGTCGAGCGGCACGGCGGGTTCGTGCTGAGCGACGAGATCCACGCGCCGCTCACCCACGCCGGCCGGACGTTCACGCCCTACCTGAGCGTGTCCGACGCGGCGCGCGCCCACGGGATCGCCGCGGAGTCCGGGAGCAAGGCGTTCAACCTCGCGGGGCTGAAGTGCGCGCTGGCCGTGGCCGCGGGCGGCCCGATGGCGGACCTGGTGCTCGGGCTCCCCGAGGAGGTCACCGGCCGCACCGGCCACTTCGGCGCGATCGCCACCCGCGAGGGCTTCGCGCACGGCCGGGACTGGCTGGCGGGGACCGTCGCCGCGATCGAGCACAACGCCGACCTGCTCGAGCGGCTGCTCGCGGAGCAGCTGCCGCAGGTGCGGTACCGCCGCCCGGGTGCGAGCTACCTCGCGTGGCTCGACCTCACGGCGCTCGGCTGGGGCGACGACCCGGCGGCGCGGGTGCTGGCGGACGCCCGCGTGGCCCTGACCAGCGGCCCGGACTTCGGCCGCCAGGGCGCCGGGTTCGCCCGCCTGAACCTGGGGTGCTCCCCCGAGGTCCTGACGGAGGCGGTCGACCGCATCGCCCGCGCGGCCGCCGCCGGTTGA